The following proteins are encoded in a genomic region of archaeon CG10_big_fil_rev_8_21_14_0_10_43_11:
- the psmA gene encoding proteasome endopeptidase complex, archaeal, alpha subunit encodes MDGLQGRMGYDRAITVFSPDGRILQVEYARKTISQGTPAIGIVFKDGVVLLAVKKVIDKLMVAESIEKVNAIDDHIGVTSAGLIGDGRVLIEKAQQIAQKHKITYDEPIDVITLTRKISDFKQAYTQWGGSRPFGISLLFAGIDEKPHLLVTEPSGIYFEYKATAIGDKSTEINQLLEAGYKDNMSKEDALKLGLSSLKKHIKDLDKNHVDIGIITTVDKTFKRLSQRDVVSAWT; translated from the coding sequence ATGGATGGATTACAAGGAAGAATGGGATATGACCGAGCAATAACCGTATTCTCACCAGACGGAAGAATACTGCAAGTTGAATATGCAAGAAAAACAATCAGTCAGGGAACGCCTGCAATTGGCATCGTGTTTAAAGACGGGGTTGTGCTCTTGGCAGTCAAAAAAGTCATTGACAAACTCATGGTTGCTGAAAGCATCGAAAAAGTCAACGCAATAGATGACCACATTGGCGTCACAAGCGCAGGACTTATTGGTGACGGGCGAGTGCTTATTGAAAAAGCACAGCAAATCGCGCAAAAACACAAAATCACGTACGACGAACCAATTGACGTTATCACGCTCACACGAAAAATCAGTGATTTTAAACAAGCATACACGCAATGGGGCGGTTCACGACCGTTTGGCATCTCACTGCTTTTTGCAGGCATTGATGAAAAGCCTCACCTGCTTGTTACTGAACCTTCTGGCATCTACTTTGAATACAAAGCAACCGCAATTGGCGACAAATCAACTGAAATAAACCAACTGCTTGAAGCAGGATACAAAGACAACATGTCAAAAGAAGACGCACTCAAACTAGGTCTTTCTTCGCTTAAAAAGCACATTAAAGACCTTGATAAAAACCACGTTGACATTGGCATCATCACGACTGTTGATAAAACATTCAAAAGACTCTCTCAACGAGATGTGGTTTCTGCCTGGACGTAA
- a CDS encoding RNA-binding protein, producing the protein MSKTDVKDKDIVVPGQTLAKDMGLVAGKNTYRHGEEIIAKTAGLVDIKGRVIKIIPLSGKYIPNKFDELIGVILEAGGTGWQVNIGAPYQAYLPFSEYTKRFMDSRHVETVDLLAEGDLIQCKIVKYTKTKNLIVSTKHLQDKKLEGGIVIRVTPQKVPRIIGKQGSMITLLREKTNTNIIAGPNGWVWIKSDKPENELKAAQAIEFINQNAHKQGLTEKIEKLLK; encoded by the coding sequence ATGAGTAAAACAGACGTAAAAGACAAAGACATAGTTGTTCCTGGACAAACATTAGCTAAAGATATGGGCCTTGTTGCAGGAAAAAACACATACCGACATGGCGAAGAAATTATCGCCAAAACCGCAGGACTCGTTGACATAAAGGGTCGCGTAATAAAAATCATCCCGCTTAGCGGAAAATACATTCCAAACAAGTTTGACGAACTTATTGGCGTCATCTTGGAAGCGGGAGGCACCGGGTGGCAAGTTAACATTGGCGCACCATACCAAGCGTATCTTCCTTTCTCAGAATACACTAAGCGCTTTATGGATTCACGCCACGTTGAAACAGTTGACCTGCTTGCAGAAGGAGACCTTATCCAGTGTAAAATTGTGAAATACACGAAAACAAAAAATCTCATTGTGTCAACAAAACACTTGCAAGACAAAAAACTTGAAGGAGGAATTGTGATACGAGTCACACCCCAAAAAGTACCGCGCATCATTGGCAAACAAGGCTCAATGATAACGCTCCTACGAGAAAAAACAAACACAAACATCATCGCAGGACCAAACGGCTGGGTGTGGATTAAAAGCGATAAACCTGAAAACGAGCTTAAAGCTGCACAAGCAATCGAGTTTATCAACCAAAACGCTCACAAGCAAGGCCTCACCGAAAAGATTGAAAAACTGTTGAAGTGA
- a CDS encoding tRNA uridine(34) 5-carboxymethylaminomethyl modification radical SAM/GNAT enzyme Elp3: MSVSCSRIMNATQLLLHNIRIGSIQTRDELDRAKKRVGKQFGLSNMVANSDIIALMSDNELDRFRALLQRKPSRKASGVSVVAVMTKPSRCPHGRCTFCPGGEKSVFGDVPQSYTGKEPASMRGAQHHYDPYAQVFSRLKQYYDVGHVPSKIELIIMGGTFLSYEDDYKQEFITRCFQALNEFPHKQENKRPSLENVQLANETAKHRCVSLVVETKPDWLDVEEVMRYGATRVEIGVQCLRNDVLKSTQRGHDLNDVWEATKKLKDAGLKCDYHMMLKLPGMSKDEDIMQFKTLFEDERYQPDGLKMYPTLVIRGTVLYKLFEQGRYEPADDAYVIDVLSKAKTFLPEYVRVKRIMRDIPTTQVFKGPRAGNIREQIWKRMKTPCRCIRCREIGRNTTHTIVPELRVKSYAASGGTDYFISINDKASDSLIGFARLRISPAGAFIRELHVYGSQTPVGDEGVAFQHKGFGKQLMAKAEELAKKNSAKKLRVVSGVGVREYYRTLGYTRDGPYMTKYF; this comes from the coding sequence ATGAGCGTGTCATGCTCTAGAATCATGAACGCAACCCAGCTTTTGCTCCACAACATCCGCATTGGCAGCATACAAACGCGCGACGAACTAGACCGGGCTAAAAAGCGTGTTGGAAAACAGTTCGGGCTAAGCAACATGGTTGCAAACAGTGACATCATTGCACTCATGAGCGATAATGAGCTTGACCGGTTTCGCGCGCTCCTGCAGCGAAAACCGTCACGAAAAGCAAGCGGGGTGAGCGTAGTCGCGGTCATGACAAAACCCTCCCGTTGCCCGCATGGTCGTTGCACCTTTTGTCCTGGCGGAGAAAAAAGTGTGTTTGGAGACGTTCCCCAATCTTACACCGGCAAAGAACCGGCAAGCATGCGCGGCGCACAACACCACTACGACCCGTATGCGCAAGTGTTTAGCAGGCTCAAACAGTACTATGATGTTGGTCACGTGCCAAGCAAAATTGAACTTATCATTATGGGCGGCACGTTTCTCAGTTATGAAGATGACTATAAGCAAGAATTTATCACACGCTGTTTTCAGGCACTTAATGAGTTTCCTCACAAACAAGAAAATAAACGACCCAGTCTTGAGAACGTGCAATTAGCAAATGAAACAGCAAAGCACCGGTGTGTTTCGTTAGTGGTTGAAACAAAGCCCGACTGGCTTGATGTTGAGGAAGTCATGCGCTATGGCGCAACGCGTGTTGAAATCGGCGTGCAATGCCTGCGCAATGACGTACTCAAAAGCACGCAGCGCGGCCATGACCTTAACGACGTGTGGGAAGCAACAAAAAAACTCAAAGATGCAGGACTCAAATGCGATTACCATATGATGCTCAAACTGCCGGGCATGAGCAAAGATGAAGATATCATGCAATTCAAAACCTTATTTGAAGATGAACGCTACCAACCAGACGGCTTGAAAATGTATCCAACACTGGTTATTAGAGGAACTGTTCTCTACAAGCTCTTTGAGCAGGGCAGGTATGAACCTGCTGATGACGCGTATGTTATTGACGTGTTGAGCAAGGCAAAAACATTTCTTCCCGAATACGTGCGCGTCAAACGCATCATGCGTGACATTCCAACAACACAAGTGTTTAAAGGACCGCGCGCGGGAAATATTCGCGAACAAATCTGGAAACGAATGAAAACCCCCTGCAGGTGCATTCGCTGCAGGGAGATTGGCAGAAATACAACCCACACTATCGTGCCTGAGCTTCGTGTCAAAAGCTATGCAGCAAGTGGGGGCACTGACTATTTTATTAGCATTAATGACAAAGCATCTGATTCACTTATTGGATTCGCGCGGCTTCGCATTAGTCCTGCGGGCGCGTTTATTCGCGAACTGCACGTGTACGGCTCACAAACACCTGTAGGAGATGAGGGTGTTGCATTCCAACACAAAGGTTTTGGAAAACAGCTTATGGCTAAAGCTGAAGAGCTTGCAAAAAAGAATAGTGCAAAAAAGCTTCGCGTTGTATCAGGCGTTGGCGTGCGCGAGTATTACCGCACGCTTGGCTATACGCGTGATGGACCCTACATGACTAAATATTTCTAA
- a CDS encoding hydroxyacid dehydrogenase codes for MRVAFFGVQTWEKNYLAQHLKGITKEFYKSPLTARNAHYANDCEIISIFINSRITPNILERLPKLKRIITRSTGFDHIDVDACKKRGVRVANVPSYGDNTVAEHTFALILAVARKLVPSIEKAKRHNYDLRDVRGFDLKEKTLGIVGCGKIGQNVARIARGFQMRVLVFDLNKDQKLAKKIGFTYVSLSRLFKESDIISLHVPFNKHTRHMINTDTITTMKDGVVIINTARGGIINTDHLIAGLRSGKIRAAGLDVLESEAMLREESQLLSGKFSPVDMTHLIENNILLTMDNVVVTPHNAFNSEEAVQRILDTTIACVKHTTNTHACNVV; via the coding sequence ATGAGAGTCGCGTTTTTTGGGGTTCAAACATGGGAAAAAAACTATCTTGCACAACACCTTAAAGGAATTACCAAAGAATTTTACAAATCCCCTCTTACTGCGCGAAACGCGCACTACGCAAATGATTGCGAAATTATTTCAATTTTTATCAATTCCCGCATTACTCCAAACATCCTTGAGCGCTTGCCAAAACTCAAACGTATTATTACGCGAAGCACCGGCTTTGACCATATTGACGTAGACGCGTGCAAAAAGCGCGGCGTGAGAGTTGCAAACGTGCCAAGCTACGGCGACAACACGGTAGCTGAGCACACGTTTGCACTTATTCTTGCAGTTGCACGAAAACTTGTGCCATCAATTGAAAAAGCAAAACGTCACAATTATGATTTGCGCGATGTGCGCGGTTTTGACCTTAAAGAAAAAACACTAGGTATTGTGGGGTGTGGAAAAATCGGGCAAAACGTTGCGCGCATTGCGCGCGGATTTCAAATGCGCGTTCTTGTTTTTGACCTCAATAAAGACCAAAAACTTGCAAAAAAAATCGGGTTCACGTATGTCTCACTCAGCCGCCTTTTCAAAGAGTCAGATATTATATCTCTGCACGTTCCTTTCAACAAGCACACCAGACACATGATTAATACAGATACCATCACTACCATGAAAGACGGCGTTGTTATTATTAACACTGCACGTGGCGGCATCATAAACACAGACCATCTTATTGCGGGTCTAAGAAGTGGTAAAATTCGTGCAGCAGGCCTTGACGTGCTTGAAAGCGAGGCAATGCTTCGAGAAGAATCACAACTGCTCTCAGGAAAATTCTCACCTGTTGATATGACCCACTTAATTGAAAACAATATTCTTCTTACTATGGACAATGTGGTTGTCACGCCACACAACGCATTTAACAGTGAAGAAGCAGTGCAGCGCATTCTTGACACCACCATTGCATGCGTCAAGCATACCACAAACACACACGCGTGCAACGTTGTCTAA
- a CDS encoding ribosome assembly factor SBDS, which produces MTNVEQAVEARISKDEQDFEILVDCEKALQYRSGMLANLTDVVIAEEVYSDAKKGLKHTHESLQKAFNTTDFAKIADEIIKHGHINLTTEYRKKLKDQKTKRVIDLIASRACDPKTGNPHPPKRIENAMEQAKVSIDIFKNEEEQAKDVVEKIRSVIPISMKEFIYALTIPAKYAGKAYHAFRNVGTISKQEWQHNGSLYLELTIPGGLKDELISRANELTHGDVEIRQVK; this is translated from the coding sequence ATGACAAATGTTGAACAAGCAGTTGAAGCCCGCATAAGCAAGGACGAGCAGGATTTTGAAATCCTTGTTGACTGCGAAAAAGCACTCCAATACCGGAGCGGTATGCTTGCAAACCTTACTGACGTGGTTATTGCAGAAGAAGTGTATTCTGATGCAAAAAAAGGCTTGAAACACACGCATGAATCCCTCCAAAAAGCGTTTAATACAACAGATTTTGCAAAAATCGCAGACGAAATCATCAAACATGGACACATCAATCTCACAACAGAATATCGAAAAAAACTCAAAGACCAGAAAACCAAGCGCGTTATTGACCTCATCGCGTCACGTGCGTGCGATCCAAAAACAGGCAACCCTCACCCGCCAAAACGCATTGAAAACGCAATGGAACAGGCAAAAGTTTCTATCGACATCTTTAAAAATGAAGAAGAACAAGCAAAAGACGTTGTTGAAAAAATACGAAGTGTAATACCCATCTCCATGAAGGAGTTTATTTACGCTCTAACTATCCCGGCAAAATATGCGGGAAAAGCATATCACGCTTTTAGAAATGTTGGTACCATCAGCAAACAGGAATGGCAACATAACGGCTCACTGTACCTCGAGCTCACCATCCCCGGAGGACTGAAGGACGAGCTGATTTCTCGAGCAAACGAACTCACCCATGGCGATGTAGAGATTAGACAGGTGAAATAA
- the rpl40e gene encoding 50S ribosomal protein L40e (contains a zinc-finger motif): MASKFPEAETRLLKNVYVCRKCKSKIRTTYAKVKARLAKCRSCGSKQLRPKNKVKSK, encoded by the coding sequence ATGGCAAGCAAGTTCCCTGAAGCTGAAACACGCTTACTCAAGAACGTGTATGTGTGTCGTAAATGTAAGTCTAAGATTAGAACAACCTACGCAAAGGTAAAGGCCAGACTCGCAAAATGCCGTTCATGTGGTTCTAAACAGCTACGCCCAAAAAACAAGGTTAAATCCAAGTAG